Proteins encoded by one window of Salirhabdus salicampi:
- a CDS encoding FxsA family protein, translating to MFRWLFLLIVVISALEIWLFILLGNITNVWVVLSGIILTGIIGAFLAKQQGLDTLRRAQNQLAYGRSPSEQIFDGICILIGAVLLFTPGFITDGIGFLLLIPYSRKLAKNWMKQTLRQMMNRGTVTVFRRWK from the coding sequence ATGTTTCGGTGGCTTTTTTTACTCATTGTCGTAATTTCAGCATTAGAGATATGGCTATTTATCTTACTAGGAAACATAACGAATGTATGGGTTGTTTTGAGTGGTATTATTTTAACAGGTATTATTGGGGCATTTCTTGCGAAACAACAAGGATTGGATACGTTAAGGCGGGCTCAAAATCAACTGGCTTATGGCAGGTCACCTAGTGAGCAGATTTTTGATGGCATATGCATTTTGATTGGCGCTGTTTTATTATTTACTCCAGGGTTTATTACGGATGGAATAGGTTTTCTTCTTTTAATACCATACAGCCGTAAACTAGCAAAAAATTGGATGAAACAAACATTGAGACAAATGATGAACCGAGGTACGGTAACGGTATTTCGGCGCTGGAAGTAA
- the pyk gene encoding pyruvate kinase: MKRTKIVCTIGPASEATETLTSLIDAGMNVARLNFSHGDHDEHRARIENIREASQQTGKTVAILLDTKGPEIRTGVMKDGEVQLEAGNEIKVSMDPIEGDKERFSVTYPGLIEDVHVGSKILLDDGLVELEVTAIDKDNNELTTKILNSGVLKNKKGVNVPNVSVNLPGITDKDASDIVFGIEQGVDFIAASFVRRPSDVLEIRELLEEHNAQHIKIIPKIENQEGVDNIDEILEVSDGLMVARGDLGVEIPAEEVPLVQKMLIRKCNRAGKPVITATQMLDSMQRNPRPTRAEASDVANAIFDGTDAIMLSGETAAGSYPVESVKTMYNIAIRTENALDHKMIFNKIAEDVDFSITEAIGHSVSYTAENLQVNAILTPTESGHTARMISKYRPKAPIVAVTAHDTVSRQLSLVWGVESVIGETVTTTDEMLDAAINKGLESNLFERGDKVIITAGVPVGESGTTNLMKVHVVGDVLAKGQGIGQRSTYGRAVVTTSAEEAISKVRQGDVIVTSTTDKDMMPAIEKAAGIITEEGGLTSHAAVVGLSLGIPVVVGVKDATSTIKDGEEITVDATKGDIYKGHASVI; the protein is encoded by the coding sequence ATGAAACGTACTAAAATTGTTTGTACTATAGGACCAGCTTCAGAAGCAACAGAAACCTTAACTTCGCTAATTGATGCAGGAATGAATGTTGCACGATTAAATTTTTCACATGGTGACCACGATGAGCATCGAGCAAGAATTGAGAACATTCGTGAAGCATCACAACAAACCGGTAAAACAGTAGCCATTCTATTGGATACAAAAGGCCCAGAAATTCGCACAGGTGTGATGAAGGATGGCGAAGTACAATTAGAAGCAGGTAATGAAATTAAAGTATCCATGGACCCTATTGAAGGTGACAAAGAACGATTCTCTGTTACTTATCCCGGATTAATAGAAGATGTTCACGTTGGTTCTAAAATTTTATTAGACGATGGATTAGTTGAACTAGAAGTAACAGCAATTGATAAGGATAACAATGAATTAACAACGAAAATTTTAAATTCTGGTGTATTGAAAAACAAAAAGGGCGTTAACGTACCAAACGTAAGTGTGAACTTACCAGGTATTACGGATAAAGATGCGAGCGACATTGTTTTCGGAATCGAACAAGGTGTCGATTTCATCGCTGCCTCTTTTGTTCGTCGACCATCCGACGTACTAGAAATTCGCGAACTATTAGAGGAACATAATGCCCAACATATAAAAATTATTCCGAAAATCGAAAACCAAGAAGGTGTCGATAACATTGATGAGATCTTGGAAGTTAGTGACGGTTTAATGGTTGCACGTGGTGACTTAGGTGTTGAAATTCCAGCAGAAGAAGTACCGTTAGTGCAAAAAATGTTGATCCGGAAGTGTAACCGTGCCGGAAAGCCAGTTATTACAGCTACACAAATGCTTGACTCAATGCAACGTAATCCAAGACCTACAAGAGCAGAAGCAAGTGACGTAGCAAACGCTATATTCGACGGAACTGATGCGATTATGCTATCAGGAGAAACGGCTGCAGGTTCTTATCCAGTTGAATCAGTGAAAACAATGTATAACATTGCAATTCGTACAGAAAATGCACTCGATCATAAAATGATCTTTAATAAAATTGCAGAAGATGTAGACTTCTCCATTACGGAAGCAATTGGTCATTCTGTATCCTATACTGCAGAAAACCTGCAAGTAAATGCAATTTTAACCCCAACGGAAAGTGGACATACTGCCAGAATGATTTCTAAGTATCGTCCTAAGGCACCAATTGTAGCCGTAACAGCACATGATACAGTTTCGCGTCAACTATCCCTCGTATGGGGTGTTGAATCTGTTATTGGTGAGACGGTTACGACAACAGATGAAATGCTTGATGCAGCGATTAATAAAGGGTTGGAATCAAACCTGTTTGAACGCGGGGACAAAGTAATCATTACTGCAGGTGTTCCAGTTGGTGAGAGCGGAACAACAAACTTAATGAAAGTTCATGTTGTGGGCGATGTACTTGCAAAAGGGCAAGGGATCGGACAACGTTCAACCTACGGTCGTGCTGTAGTTACAACATCTGCCGAAGAAGCGATTAGCAAAGTAAGACAAGGTGATGTAATCGTGACTTCAACAACAGACAAAGATATGATGCCAGCTATAGAAAAAGCTGCAGGTATCATAACAGAAGAAGGTGGCCTTACATCCCATGCAGCAGTTGTAGGGTTAAGCCTAGGAATTCCTGTTGTAGTTGGTGTTAAGGATGCAACTTCAACTATCAAAGATGGTGAGGAAATTACAGTAGATGCAACTAAAGGTGATATATATAAAGGACATGCAAGTGTCATCTAG